In Prochlorococcus marinus CUG1435, the genomic window CCACCTTACTTAAAAGAAAAAGATGGAATTTGTGTATTAAATCATGATGACCATTGGATATCTAAATTGTCATCTGATCTTGAAAAAAGATCTTTATTAGTCTCTACAAAAATTACTGAAAGTGAATTTGAAAAAGATGATTTTTTTTTCGTAACAGATAAAAAATTTACTGAAAGTGGTTCCACCTGTATATTTCATACACCTAGTGAAAAAATTCAACTTTTTGTTCCACTTATCGGTGAATTTAATTTAATGAATGCTATTCAAGCAATAACAATTTTGTATAAACTTAATTTTTCTTTAAAAGATCTATCAAAGTTAATACAATCTTTCCCTGGCGCTCCTGGGAGAATGGAGAAAATACAAATTGATAATGATGTCGTTTTAAGATCACTTCCAACAGTAATTGTTGATTATGCCCACACTCCTGATGGATTAAAAAAAGTTTTGCAATCAATTAAAAAACTTTGTGAAGGGAAACTCATAACTGTTTTTGGCTGTGGCGGAGATCGAGACCGTAGTAAAAGGCCTTTAATGGGATCAATAGCTGAAGAGTTTTCTGATCAACTTTTTATAACTTCAGATAATCCAAGATCAGAAGAACCCCAAAAGATAGTAAATGATATTTTGATGGGTATAAAAAAAAGAGAAAAAATAACAATTGAGATTGATAGATTTAAAGCAATAAATGAATCTATTAAATTTGCCAATAAAGAAGATATAGTTTTAATTGCAGGAAAAGGACATGAAGACTACCAAATTCTCAATGATAAAGTTATTAATTTTGATGATAGAAAAATAGCTTATAAATTATTAAAAGAAAAAAGTAAATTACAATAAATTTCCTAATCAAATCAGAAAGATCTTTACGCAAATCACAAGAAAAGTTTCTTAGAATCAAGATAGTTATTTTTAAAAAAATGAAAGGCTTAGCCTTAGTTGTAGGCGCAGGAGGGATTGGAACACAACTAGCTAAAGATCTGAATGAAAGTGAAAAAGATTTAGATGTTGTATTGTGTGGAAGAAAAAGTGAATTTAATTCTTTTTGGGAATTAGACATAGAGGATTCTCAATCTCTTTTGCAATTGAAAAATAAAATATCAAATCATCCTTCAAAATTAAGACTAGTTATTAACGCTACAGGGAGACTTCATAGTGATTCTCTTCAACCAGAAAAAAGATTACAACATCTTGATAAAAAAAATATGATGGAAAGTTTTTCAATAAATGCTTTTTCTCCTATTTTATTAGCTAAAACTATTGAAGAATTTATACCAAAAGATTTTGATTTTAATTTTGCAAGTATAAGTGCAAGAGTGGGAAGTATTGGAGATAATCAAACTGGAGGATGGTATTCATATAGAGCTGCAAAATCTGCCCAAAATCAATTTTTTAAATCTTTAAGTATTGAGTGGGCTAGACGTTTCCCAAAGGCTACTATTACACTTCTTCATCCAGGAACAGTAGATACTGATTTATCTAGACCTTTTCATAAATTTGTTCCAGAACATAAATTATTTAGTAAAGAAAAATCATCCCAATTTTTGATCAATATTATTAAGAATCAAACTCCAGAATCTACTGGAAAATTTATTGCATGGGACAGCTCGGAGATACCTTGGTAAATTAAACTTTATCTTTATATCAATAGATTTTTAATTCAATATTTTTTTTATTTCTTTAGAAAGTACATCAATCTCAGCTTCTGTAGTCATTTGATGTACACATGCTCTAAACCATTTTGGATCTTCTAAAACTCTAATCCAAATTTTCTTTTCTCCAAGTTTCTTAACAAATTTATCCTTATCTTCAATATTTTCGATATTAAAACTAACTATCCCATTTAAGTATTTTTTTTCTAAAACTAATTCAACTCCGTTTAATTGATTTAATTCATCCCAAAGTTTCTCACTTAATCTTTTTATATTTTTTCTCTTTTCTTTTTCATTGCAGTCTTTATCCAAAAGATCTAAAGAATTACGCAGCCCTGCAAGTAAAGGAATACAAGAGGTAGCTACTTCAAACTTCCTTGCATCATCATGAAAAAGATTATCTGAAGGCTCATAAATGCCTTGCTCTTTTTTTAATGATTTCCAACCAATTATTGTTGGATCTGTTTCATGAATAAATCTATCTGAGACATAAATGGCTCCAAGTCCTTCTGGTCCGCATGCCCATTTATGAGAAGTTATTGAATATAAATCAGAATAAAAAACTTCTTCTTCAATTTTTATGTGTCCAAAGGTTTGAGCACCATCAACCAGTAGATAAGAGTTTTCTCGATTATTTTTTAATTCGATAGAAATTTGTTTTAAAGGAATTTTATATCCAAAGTTCCATAAGATATGAGAAATAATAAGGATCTTGGTCTTACTATTTAGATTTTTCAAAATCTCTAAAATTATAGTTTCGTCGTTTAGATTTTTAATTTTTTGGATTGGCAAGATTTTGAATATTAATTTATTTCTTCTGCAAAATTCTCGACTTGCAGCCACTATTCCAGGATGTTCACAGTCACTTATTAACAACTCTTCTCCCTCTTCTACTTTTATTCCCCAAAAGGGCAAAATCATACCGGAAGAGATATTTTCGGTTAAAGCTACATTCTTTGAATTGACACCTAATTTTTGCGCAATGAGTCTTTTTGTAGTCAATATTTCTTTGTAAATAAAAGGCCACATATCATTGGTAAATGGTCCTAAATCTTGGATAATTTCCCAAGTTTTAACTATTGCTTCTAGAGAAGATTTTGGTAATGGTCCTTGACCACCATAGTTGAAATAATACTTATTTTTTAAAGCGGGTATTTGATCTCTTAGATTATTTCTCATAGAAATTTATATTATATTTTCAACTCTTGAATTTTTTTAAATATTGCCCACTAAAGTTACTGTCCTAAATTCAATATCCTCAATTACTTTCCAAGGTTCAGCACTCCTTTCTGCAAATTTTAAATTTTTAAATCCTAGTTCTTTAAAATCACTTATAAACTCTGGCTCATACCATGCACCACTAATACATCCTGTCCATAGATCATGATCATTTTGCAATCTTAAAGGAACTTTTTTGTTAGAGACGATATCGCTAATTGCAATTCTTCCATCATCGTTTAAAACTCTTTTTATGTTATTTAGAAGTTTATTTCTAGATTCTGGACTTACCAAGTTTAAAACGCAATTACTTAAAATAATATCTACTGATTTATCTGCGATTAATGGATTTAAATCTTTATCTAATTCATCAAGTTTTTCAATTGAACCTTTTAGAAATTCTGTATTGTTGAAACCTATATTTTTTGTAACTTCTTTAGATGCTGATCTAGATAAAGAAAGCATGTCAGGATTCTGATCAACTCCAATAACTTTCCCTTCTTTCCCCACAATTTGGGCACAAATAAAAGCATTTTTGCCGCTACCACTTCCAAGATCTAAGACTATATCATTTTTTTGAACATATTTTGTTGGATCACCACACCCATAGTCTCTTTCTATAACCTCTTGAGGAATTGCTTCAAGTAAAACGGGATTAAACCCAACTGGTGTACAAAGACAACTTTCTTTTTCTTGTGCGGCTGAGCCATATCTTTCTTGAATCGCATCTTTATGATCGAATTGATTAGGTGCTTTATTCGATGTGTTTGTATTACAGCAACTTTCAGACATATTTTTTAAAGGACTCTTGATAAATATAGCCAAAAAAAAAGCCCCTGAAAAAAGGGCTTTTAATTTGTTTAATTAAATTATTTAGTGTAATTAACACCTCTGTAATTTAATTCTGCTTTTTCATTACTTGAAGAAGCGTCATCCATTCTATTGGTGTATACGTTTCTTCTGTAGGTAAGTTCAACAAGTTGCTTTTTAGCAGCTTCTTTGTTTTGAACGTAGTTTTTACCTCTGTAAGTTAAAGTAGTCATGTTTCGATGTGACAACACGGCCATCCCCCGTTCCATGGTATGACTCGAACTGCGCCCTCAAGTGAGGGTGAACGAAAAAGTAGCGATTGCTACCAAATTATTATAAGCGTATTTTCCTAGGGATGTCTAGCTTTTACAAATAGAAACGAAGATTTAATATTTTTTTAATTATTATCTTAGGTAAATTTTTTTATAAATAGTCTCTAGAAAGGATTATGTTTATATTTGGTTTAATCTTCATGTAACTATTTATTTATGACAGGTTTTTTATATTTCTTGGGTAATACTTTAAGGTGGCCAGTCCTTAAGCCAAAAGAATTTTTTTCCTTACATGCGTATTTTTCAATTATTTATTTGATAACTTTTACTCTTAGTAAATATGATGTAAGCCAATCAAATTTTGTTTTTACTCTAGGGATTCTTGCACCTCTTTTAATCGCTATTGGGCAAGGACTTCCAATTGATTGCCTTGATATGGAATCTTCTTTGATGAAGGAATTAAAAACTAAGTAATATTTTTTTAGTTAGAAATTTTTATAAAACCTGAACAACCTCGCTTATTTCAGGAATCATTTCTTTTAACTTTCTTTCAATACCCATTTTTAAAGTCATAGTACTACTTGGGCAACTACCACATGCCCCTTGAAGTCTTACTTTGACTATTGGACCATCTATTTCTGCAATCTCTACATTACCTCCATCAGATATTAAAAAAGGTCTAAGCTCGTCAAGAACTTTTTCTACATTTTCGTTTGTCAGCGAGAGTGTTTCAGTACTCATAATTTTGGATTAACTTTATAATAAGCCTAGAAAGAAATTTGATTTATTGCAAAAAAGATAATTTTCTGTTGTGACTGAATTTAAAAATCCCACAAATGACAATAGCTACTTTGATGCAGTCCTAGTAGGAGCAGGGATAATGAGCAGTACTTTAGCTCTCCTAATCTCAGAAGCTTTACCAGATATAAAGTTCCTTATAATAGAAAAATTAAATGCTCCAGGAAGTGAAAGCACTGGTGCTTTTAATAATGCAGGCA contains:
- a CDS encoding NifU family protein, with amino-acid sequence MSTETLSLTNENVEKVLDELRPFLISDGGNVEIAEIDGPIVKVRLQGACGSCPSSTMTLKMGIERKLKEMIPEISEVVQVL
- a CDS encoding aminotransferase class V-fold PLP-dependent enzyme, translating into MRNNLRDQIPALKNKYYFNYGGQGPLPKSSLEAIVKTWEIIQDLGPFTNDMWPFIYKEILTTKRLIAQKLGVNSKNVALTENISSGMILPFWGIKVEEGEELLISDCEHPGIVAASREFCRRNKLIFKILPIQKIKNLNDETIILEILKNLNSKTKILIISHILWNFGYKIPLKQISIELKNNRENSYLLVDGAQTFGHIKIEEEVFYSDLYSITSHKWACGPEGLGAIYVSDRFIHETDPTIIGWKSLKKEQGIYEPSDNLFHDDARKFEVATSCIPLLAGLRNSLDLLDKDCNEKEKRKNIKRLSEKLWDELNQLNGVELVLEKKYLNGIVSFNIENIEDKDKFVKKLGEKKIWIRVLEDPKWFRACVHQMTTEAEIDVLSKEIKKILN
- a CDS encoding UDP-N-acetylmuramoyl-L-alanyl-D-glutamate--2,6-diaminopimelate ligase, with protein sequence MRSIKLHKLLDLVGIIPSLDLIDHEINNISFNSKEVQKGTLFLGMPGLNVDGGKYCIEAIENGAEAAIIGSAAKEKIGSIDRERILVIEDNLDYIFGQIVAEFWNRPSRKLKLIGVTGTNGKTTITFLLEYLLKKLGKKTALFGTLLNRWPGFSEVATHTTDFADKLQKKLNAAVEAESEFAILEVSSHSIAQNRISGCEFEAAIFTNLTQDHLDYHSDMESYFHTKRKLFFPPYLKEKDGICVLNHDDHWISKLSSDLEKRSLLVSTKITESEFEKDDFFFVTDKKFTESGSTCIFHTPSEKIQLFVPLIGEFNLMNAIQAITILYKLNFSLKDLSKLIQSFPGAPGRMEKIQIDNDVVLRSLPTVIVDYAHTPDGLKKVLQSIKKLCEGKLITVFGCGGDRDRSKRPLMGSIAEEFSDQLFITSDNPRSEEPQKIVNDILMGIKKREKITIEIDRFKAINESIKFANKEDIVLIAGKGHEDYQILNDKVINFDDRKIAYKLLKEKSKLQ
- a CDS encoding SDR family NAD(P)-dependent oxidoreductase is translated as MKGLALVVGAGGIGTQLAKDLNESEKDLDVVLCGRKSEFNSFWELDIEDSQSLLQLKNKISNHPSKLRLVINATGRLHSDSLQPEKRLQHLDKKNMMESFSINAFSPILLAKTIEEFIPKDFDFNFASISARVGSIGDNQTGGWYSYRAAKSAQNQFFKSLSIEWARRFPKATITLLHPGTVDTDLSRPFHKFVPEHKLFSKEKSSQFLINIIKNQTPESTGKFIAWDSSEIPW
- a CDS encoding DUF4278 domain-containing protein, with amino-acid sequence MTTLTYRGKNYVQNKEAAKKQLVELTYRRNVYTNRMDDASSSNEKAELNYRGVNYTK
- a CDS encoding methyltransferase domain-containing protein, whose amino-acid sequence is MSESCCNTNTSNKAPNQFDHKDAIQERYGSAAQEKESCLCTPVGFNPVLLEAIPQEVIERDYGCGDPTKYVQKNDIVLDLGSGSGKNAFICAQIVGKEGKVIGVDQNPDMLSLSRSASKEVTKNIGFNNTEFLKGSIEKLDELDKDLNPLIADKSVDIILSNCVLNLVSPESRNKLLNNIKRVLNDDGRIAISDIVSNKKVPLRLQNDHDLWTGCISGAWYEPEFISDFKELGFKNLKFAERSAEPWKVIEDIEFRTVTLVGNI